The Mercurialis annua linkage group LG7, ddMerAnnu1.2, whole genome shotgun sequence genome includes the window CAACCCGACCCCTTGTATTAGTCGCTACTGGATGGCATGTATAATGCTGTATATAATGCTGATATTCATATTTCTTCATTATTTTTCTtgatgaaatattttaaatctatCAACTTCACAattcaaattgaaatataatctgAATCCGCTCAAATCCGACTAGTGAGTAGTACAAAGATACTTTTTTGACAtctgaaacatttaaaatgattgATCCTCATTGTCCTCCATCCATACAAATGGTTAAAAAGCAATACACATTTCTATTAAAACATTCATTCGAAAAATTTCTGGATTTATGCTCTTCCTCTGCTGGGAATTGTTTAAGGCTATCATGTTCGTCATCAGTGATCAGCAAAAACTTGGTTTTGTTCATTTTCGATAATTGAACTGCATACAGTCAGCTCCATTTTCGATAATCCGAGCTTTATGATTTTTCTTAACAAGTGATTGCAGCTTGAAAGAGCCTATAGAAACTGAAGGCGACCAAGGTTTTTTGCTGCAGCAGCCAATGTAGCATCGCTTTTGCAGAAAGCAAACCTGATATACCTTTTCTGGTACTGACAGTCTGCCTTCATCGATGAATTTGGGTGAAAGAATCCACAACCTGGTACAGCCACCACTCCGGCTTCTTTGATTAATTTCTCAACGAATTCCATCTGAACCATCCGAATGAAAAATTAGCTGGCAAGTTGTAGTTAGTTGTGTGAGACACAATAACAATTTGAAACTGAACTCTATGAGTGAAAGCCCGAACTGATGTCCTCAACTGGTCAGACAGGCTCAACTGGCTGGTCCAATCGGTCTgtaaaacatactgtttttttttttatattttaaattctattaattcTTTAAATAACAACCTGGATTTCACCAATTTGACCAGTCCAAGGTTCTGACAGGATCTCTAATTCTTGACTCCTGAACCAAATTAGTCACTGATTTCCAGTTGAACCAGTCCAATCGGCTGATCAggttcagtttttaaaacacAGTTTATGATAACAACTATGGAGTGTGATATAATCAATAAAGCATATTGCACTCACATCAGAAAGAGGAGAAGCTTCAGGAAGCTcaacaaataaaaagaatgaaCCCTGAGGCTTAAACTTAATCTCAAAACCAATGCCAGCAAGCAAATTCATGATACAATCTCGCTTTGATTCATAATCCTGAAAAACAGCATAAATGATGTTAGCGATGAATAATCCTCTCCGACCATTGAAGCTTGTAGTTAAAGTTCCTAGGTAACATAATAGGGATTCTTCAGCTTAGTATTACGAGCCATGTCCAAACTCTTTTTTGATCTAACAAAAAAGCAATGAAGCTAAAGCTTTTCATGACCTACTCTTCTCAATGAATCATAGTATTCTGGGGGACTTTTTAAAGCAGTCAAGGCTGCTTCTTGGAAAGGTGCAGGAGCGGAATCGGTAACTTTAACATGGATGTTTCTGATGGCAGAGGCAAACAAAGCTGGACCAATTGCCCATCCTACCCTCCATCCTAATAGATAACCACGAACGATGAGCAAGCAATAATATAGGACCTTCATTCACTCTAAAAACACATGTAATGCAAAACTCTTTTTACGATTTTTAGCCAACTGAACTTGATTTGAGCTTGGAAATTATGAGTGACAAACGAATACTTTCCACAAGTTGCGTGAAAAGGGGGATTCAGCATCCTGAACCAATTTAGAGATAAAAACTCACTTGGACATACCTGTGACACTAAAAGTTTTTGATAAGGATGAAGTGATGATAGTCCGCTCTTGCATTCCCGGAAGTGATGCAAGAGAAATATGTTTTGCATCGTCATATGTGACATGCTCGTACACCTTCAAGGAGGCAAAAAAAACATTATCCAACTGTAATTTCTGTTTCTGCTTTTATCAGATCTTTACGGAACTAAAATAATAGTACCTTCAGAGTATGAAATTGAAAACTACTGTGTTTAATCATGCTAACATTCTCAAGAGGCAGAGAAAGGTTACCATACTTCATCTGTTATAGCTATGCAGTCATTTCTGCAGCATGCCTCTGCAATGATCTCGAGCTCGCCTTTCGAGAAAACCTTCCCAGTTGGATTCTGAGGACTACGCCATTCGTCAAACATATAAATTCATTTTCTCTATTTAAAAGAGGTCCAATGAAATTAACCTATACTACAAAAAACTTATCCAAGTCCTACATTTGAGCACCATGTTTCCCAAAATGCTTCTGAAACttctaaactttaaatttataacctATTCTTGACAAAAACATTATTTCGCCATTTTTCATTTCAGCATTTCGTGCAACATCATTATTAACTAGAAAAAGTACACCATTGTATTGCACTATGAATGTCGTCGACGAACTCTGTCTCACCTGTTTAATATCACAGCTTTTGTTCTGCTAGTAAACGAGTTCATAAATCTGTTTGCATCCAAGGTCCAGTAGGGTGGATCAAGAGCTACAAATACCTGTAACAAATCCATAACTCTGTCAGAGTAAATAATGGTTAATCAAACACTTCTAATTCTGTCAATACCATTTACATGGCAACAAAATGCTTACAGGAATTCCTCTGGCCAATCTGATGCACGACTCATATGTTTCATATGAAGGATCAAACAGGACAACTTCATCTCCAGGGTCAATCACTGATCAAAAGGAACAAGTAACATaagttaaaacaaaaaataattaaacttagGCCACATCCATCATTAGGCCCCTATACTTTCAAACTTTTGTTTATCTAGTCCTTTTCCAAATTTTTGTCTTTATCTAGTCCATGTAcgtaatttattttgaatttctaCGTCCTTTTTTGGACAGAAAAGGAGCGATTACACTCGCCGAAAAACGCGTGTAAACTAACTCGACACGTAACACGTTGGAAAAATATACCACATCATCAAAGTTTAAGACGgaccagataaataaaaatttacaaatataaaggTCTATTGAATACAAAGATTTTAAAAAGGGACCTAGTACCGGCAAAGATTGCAGCAGCAAAAGCTTCAGTCTGGCCACAACAAATAGCTATATCAGTAAGAGGATCAACATCTAAACCATGCATTTGCTTCATCATTCTCCCCACATCATCACAAATTCCTTGCACATGCCTTACATTTACAACAATTGGTCACCATTTTATTAACTTGCAGAAAGAAAATAACATGTTGATTAAAGAGTACACGACATGCAATATGATAATGGTAATCACAGTTAATTACCTGTACTGGTTAAAGTCGGAATTAATGGCGGAAACAGCAGCGTTTTTGAGATGGGCCGGAGCGGGGAAGTCAGGGAAGCCTTCGGCGAGGTTAATGGCGTTGGACTGTTGAGCTAAGAGGGAAAGCTGTTGAATTGGTGACGGAGTAAATGTGTTTGCAACTGCGGATAACTTCGCCATGGCAAGGTGGAGCTACCAGGTGTTGTTTTTCAGCCACCTTATCTTCTTCATGTTGGCACATCATGTGAAGCAATGTattgaataaaggatcaatttgCCCCCTGAATTTGGCACAGAAGATCAACAACGTTCATTGGTTTCTTACAAACAAAGCCCccaattttgatattttatctcATTTTCACCCTCATATGTCGCGTGGACTACACCCATCATAAAAcatagagcaaattactataaaCCCCTTcaaatttgacataattcacacttaGTCCCTCCTgtttgaaaactaaactatGTGGCCCCTCACTTTTGCTTCCGTCAACGTTTTAGTCCCtccatccatttttagtgttagtcaacaaaGTCAAAAAACTtatgggtaaattaattatcaaacctgagggacgaaatcgttgacaaaaacaaaagtgagggtgaaatcgttgagaaaaacaaaagtgggggaccatatagtttcgttgacttcgttgactaataTCTAAAATGGACagaaggactaaatcgttgacaaaaacaaaagtgagaggctatatagttcaattttcaaacaagagggactaaattgtaaattatatcaaatgtgaggggtgtCATAGTAATATGCTCTAAAACATAATATGGACCGAGGATCATTTCCCCCCCTAAACTTgtttcaaaatatcaaaaacatccAAAGCTGGAAAATAcgatcacttataccctgaacttacGTAAATCAGCTCAAAAGCACCTCTCCCCAGTCATTTTTTGCCGTGTGAGACGCAAGCATGATTTTGACAAACCACCAAACCAGAACTGTTTAATTTCATTCCTAATAAATCCCCAAATTGAGTGAAAACCCCAATTTCCTATCTTaacaatttcaattcaaaaaaatataaaccctaattttataTCTTCCACTGCAATCTCCCTTTTGCTACACTTTCTTATCTTCCATCCTAAACCCTAAGATGTCCAGTAGTTCGAATTCTCATGTTCAGCTTGATCCACCAGACAATATCGCCATCAAAAGAGGCGTGCTAGCAGACCTGATTATAATTACCAGGGAAGAGCTCGTTACTGTAATTATGGATTTTCTGATAAAGCTCTGATTTGGGTATCATGGACAAGAGAAAATCCAAGAAGAAGATTTTGTGGGTGTAAAAAAGATGCGAGTGACTGTGGGTTATTTGAGTGGTTTGATGAGGAACCTTTTATATACGGGTCGATCGAAGGAAGTAATTAATGAATTGTTAGATGAAATTGATGAAATAGTAATGAGTCATGGAAATTTCAGCTACCTTTAAGATAGGGAAGACCTGAGATATGTTGTTGATATGAGGAATTCATATGAATTCATGGTTAAATTGGTTAGAGAAGAGGGGCAGAAATACAAGAATGGATTCTTTTGTGTTGCTGCTGATTTTGGTTTAGTGTTGATGATGTTGATTCTTGTAATTATTATTGTAATTGCATGTGTTAGATGAATACCAATGATTAGAACTTGCATTAGATATACCCTTTTTTGGTCTTGGAATGAAAAAAATTTCCTTTAACGCAACTGATGTAGTGATTTTGAGTGTGAACATGTGTTGATGTCTGGTGTATGAGAATGAAATCTGCCTGTTTGAAAGACCAAAATGAACTCAAGAACAAACAATATGAtaggataaaaaaaaaacccataAACTAATCTTTACCGTATCACTTTACCCCTTGAACTATGAAATTTGGATATAATAAATGTATCAAATTGCCCCCTGtgaaaaattaactaaaaacacAGAGGTAACCTACTATGTAAACAACCTATTTAGAAACACTGTTTTTATATGATCAAACAGCTATATGTGAACAACCTGGTTTGAAACAGATGATGAACAGATAATAGTATAAACACATGGTTTTTACATGATCAAAACACTTATATGTGCACacaaaaacacataacacaatGCATAATTCCACATTATGTTTACATCAACAAAATAACCTACCTATTGAGGTTATAAAATATGTCCTCCATTCACACCATATTGTGCATACAAACTTCACAAAAAACACATCAAAACAGTTTTGATAAATAGCACAcatccaaaataaaaataaaaagtattaatGGCTTCCAATCTGGTTTAGAAAATGGCTGTTTGAAAGGGGTATTCACTCTCTTCTTTTGGTTTTTGCTTCTGTGCTGCTTGTTGAGGTCCCATGTTTGTCATCCTTTGTATTCCAGGTAATTGTGAGCCACCTTGTACCCTTGACTGGCCATCTTGTGATAGTTGAGATCCCATGGAAGTGGACTGCTGCAAATTATAGAAAGAATTTGGTGCATTGACTGAGTTGGAGTTAGTTTGGGAAAGTGATTGCCCAGATACTGTTCTTGAGAAAACTTGTGGACCTATACTACAGAATATAGGGGGAATTAGGTATGGAGAAGGATGGGTTAGGAGCTGACTcatcatttttccttttttgttgTATATGTCCAACCTTTGAACCTTAGATTCTAATTGACTGGTTGAGATGCTTTCTTTTTCATTCCATTGAGGTCTAGTTGCTCTAAATCTGCTATAAAATGGTCTCCCCTCATACTGCACTGTGCTAGCTTTGTGTTGGATCTTTTTTTTCACTTCCTTTGGTATTAAATTGTTGTGTGAACTTGTCATCCTCTCCCCAAGCATACCAAGCTACTTGGAAATCAAATCACATTCCAAAGAAAGTACAAACAAAGAAAATTACAGATGTTGACATAACTTTAAAAACCTTACATCAAATGAAACTTCCTCAGTAATGTTATCGCGACATAGTCCTGCTCCAACAGTATTTGTCaggtttttcttttcttttctttgtctTTGTTCTTACTAGTCAAATGTGGTGCTTGCTTGTCATGTTCTAGTGCAGGAGTGTCAACATGAATGCCAGAACAAGAATGTATTGGTGCTTGCCAAAAAAACAGAGGATCAGATACCCCCCTGAACTATACAAAACAATATCAAATAAACCCCTGAACTATATacataaaaagatcaaatacaCCCATAAACTATAAAAACAGTATCAAATACaacctttaaaatatttattgaccTGTTAGtaataaaaattcttttttttgtgtgtttttgtctaactctttttatttatttgcagagttaatctaaattctttttgtttattcgaagagttaatttaaactttttttgtaGTTTATTTGAAGATTTAATCTAAAACTCTTTTTGTTTAATTAgaaagttaatctaaactttttttatttatttgaacagTTAGtctaaacgtttttttttattttatgtttttgtcGATTCAAACTTGAGAATTTTGCTCATGGGCGAGCTCTTTTTATTTAGGCGAGTTTGGAGGAATCGTCGATCtttattaatgataaaaaatatttacaaccattaacataaaataaaactattattaaaagtaaaaacataattttgcCATGCTGGCTATTATCTTCAACTACTCAGTctgatttctttttctttttcttcctcttcttcttctctgtcTTTTCCTTCTTTGGGTTTTTATAATTCCTTCTCGGATTCATTGTAGCATTTCTTAGCTATCTTTTGATCACCTATTAGGATAATTACCCCCCTTTCAGTTGGAATCTTCATTTCCAGAGCTTGTATGCTGGTTACGGCGGTCGAGTCATGAAGAAGTTGGTCTTCCTATGATGACATTGTAAGAAAGATCTATGTatactatgttaaatagtgttATTATCTTCTTGATTATTCCTTTTTTTGGTCCTACCATTAAGGTCAGAGGTACCGCCCCTAGGGGATTTATTGGTGGGCCACCGAGTCTCGATAGTTGATTTGAACTCTTTGCAGTTTCGTTGTTGTTCCTCCAAGTCGTTTGTATGCAACATCGGTCATCAAGTTCACTGCACTTCCCTCGTCTATCAATATCCTATTAATATTCCAGTTCTTGATTATAGTCATTACCACTAAAGCATCATTGTATAGGGCCTTGACATGCTCGTAATCCTCCATGTCGAATGTTATTGCCGGTATTAGAGTTTCTTTGATGCTCAGGactttctttctttgtttctttCTGATGGAGGGATTAATGGAACCTCCTTCATTAATCTTGTGGATTGTTCCCAGGATTTTGTTGGGCCTTTCCTCctttttctttccttttgtTTTCTCCTCTGAACCCCTCTTTTTGCCTTGTTGGTTgttattttcattctctttgACGAATTTCTTAAGTTTGCCTACTTCGATCATTCTTTAGATCTCGGTTTTCAAATCTTGGAATTCTTCTTTGTCATGCCCATGTTCCTCATGTAATCTTAAAAATCTTCTTGTGTCTCGTACTTTCGCAATTATCTTGGGAGGCCACTTCACGTTTTTCCCGTTTTCTTTAATCCATATTAGGACCTCGTTCCTGTTGTTATTGAGTGGTGTATAGTTACTTTCATCATCTCCGCCTGTATTTTCGGCCTTCGTTCCTGGAGTATGGGGAGAAACGCCTTCCTTTATCTTATCTATGGCCTATTTCGTCAGGTAttggttttgatttttctttggtTCTGTCATGTTTCAGATCTTTGGCCTTGGCCTCTTTTCCTCTCAATGCCCTGTGCCCTTCGTCCAACGCAAAAACTTTTGGGCGATCCCCATTAGGTTTAAGAAGGTGATGGGTTTGTTCGTCAATAGCTTGTCGACCAACTTTTTGAATCTCGTCCACTTCCGGAGTGCTTCCGTAGCTGTACCGACGTTCAAGTTATCTATTTTTATTGCCTTCTTATTGAATCTCTCGACATTCTTAAGAGTTTCGCCTTCTTCTTGGATATAGGCATGTAGTATGCTTGTCGTCGTTTTCTACCAAGTATGTTCGTGAGATATCTGTTATGGAACTCGTTGGAGAGAGCTATGTAGTTTTTAATAGAGCATTGGTTTAACCTGTTGATCCATCGTCAGGCAGTTCCTgttagcgtttttggaaaaactcTACACACGATTGCATCTGTCACGCTAAGAAGCCCCATAGTTGAGTATAGTAGTTGGAGGTATGATCCCTCGGATATCCTTCTCCGTTAAAGATTAGCAGGATCAGCTATTTTAGGTTGCGATGAATGGTTTCCTCCACAATTTCCACTGAGAAAGGGGGTCCCTTCAGCTTCAGGTCGTCTATATCCAACTCTTTCAATTTTCTCTTCCTTAACATCCTTGctattttttctaaatattcCTTCGCCACGTATGCCACTTTGCTCCCAAAGGGAGATTTAGAGGATCCTTAATCTACCTCTTGGTATTTGTTTCTTTGATTGGGATTTTTGGGgtaatttttctgttttttgcttatattaataaattatctgGGATTTAAAGGTGGTCCCTTCGACTATTTTCaactattaataaattatttaggaCTATGTGGTACCGGTAATTGTGCTTATCCTCTTTCTATGGTTGCTTTTGATATTCGTGTAATTTTCAAAGTTGAAAAATGCATAGAAAACCGAACAATCAAATTTCAGGTGCTTTGTATAATAATCTTCATATGATTCCTTACTAAATTGACTACGATTAATCTTATACCTAAAGTttcattattgttttttttcccaaaggctgttttatatatagtatagaatATTAGCTAtagatatttataatttttagtagtTTAGTTTTACTTAAAGATCAGATGTAGTTTAGTagaaatagtttaattttttataaataaaaaggatATTACCGTAAATTTTCCTGTCCCCCCAATCCGtgctattatatatattatagatttatattatgaatatatattgGATACATCATATATACACCTCTTATACATTGTAGATAAATCGCAGATACATCATGATACAATACTGATACACCatagatatatatattcttttttttttattgtaacgAAATGAATTTCGTAGATACACCATTGATTATAATTtctagggttaattgcaaatgcatacacgaattttaccctaatttgcaattacaacataaactttgaaacttgacaatgtcagtaatcaactttcattttttggtaaattAGTACATCGACCAATCACACAATGACACATGgtggtatattacaatgtccacgttagtgtttttcgtatttggtgtatcgatttgccaaaagtgtaaagttggttactaacattgccaagtttcaaagtttatgttgtaattgcaaattaaggtaaagttcgtgtatgcatTTATAATTAGCCCTAATTTCTAAAATCAGTCTCCAACTTAAAATGATTGTTTTcaatgaaataaattttaaaatgatcgATACATTGTATATACATCCCAATACATTGTGAATATGTCGTCGTTAGATCGTGAATACACCACTAATACATCAAAGATATAGAGaagataaaatttcaattagCAGCAACatctaataataatatttcaattaGCGGCAACTTTTAATATTTCctcaataactaaaaaaacaagCCTTCACAAttcaaaatattatcaaaatctATTAATCAACAATCAAAACTCTGTGCTCCAactaaattatgaaaaaaaaaacgaaaatactcatttatttttcaaaactaaGCTTAGAAAAAATCATCGTTTTTTTAGTCTTGAACTCTTTCAAATCCGTTTTAGGAAtatggaaaaataataattaaataagtttgtgAAGCATTTTCAATACATGAAAGAtgcataaataatacatatttaaatattctGACATGCGTTTTTATGACACGCTTGTTAGACACATTTTTGACACATTTTTGATGCGTTTTggcacatttttttatttatgtgtgTCAATGTATATTTTGTTTAGTGATTatgtaaaaaaatgtaaaaaaatctTGTTATTTTGTTATGAATATAAAAACTCAATCTTTTATGTATTTGAGTAAAATGTGATTCATACTGaaatatttttgttcttttctCTATTACTTAACGAATTTTACAAAATTGATTATCTAAAACTTAAAAACGACATATATTTTTTggacttaattacttaaaaaaaaacaccttataatgttttgatttaCCCAAAATCAATTGTaccttattttgaattttatgtttcaCACCTAACCCAAAGtactaaattgacctcttttattaaaaaaagattaatcatttttagcatatattctaattcGATGTTAATGTTATCAATTTCACATTCTcaaaaattcaactaataataattatttaattaataataattatcaatagttaatttttaaattaaaaaccgtaaaataaataaaatttatttatttttttaatttttttctgatTTTCTCCACAAAGTAGAACACTAACTGCTCTTTCTTTTCATGGAAGGAGCACGAGCTAACCCTTTTTTTAAGCTGCTGCTCTTTCTATGGAAGGAGGAGAGTTTCTCCTCCCATGGAAGAAGGAGGAGCACGAggatagaaaaaaatataaaaaaaatattgttccaataaaaatttaatgacgGGTTTGTAATTGAAGGAGTACGGTGGTAGGtcagaaatatttatttaaataatttgatttttaacaaaatttataaaacaataaattattaaaatttatttgatttttttaaaaactgaatgattttttttttgtattttttcaaataaaaaaatggtatagccttctattttgttgttattaatgttttttattcttaaattatttaaatcttCAATTATACTTGTGTTGGAGTagagatgaaa containing:
- the LOC126655622 gene encoding uncharacterized protein LOC126655622 isoform X2 — protein: MAKLSAVANTFTPSPIQQLSLLAQQSNAINLAEGFPDFPAPAHLKNAAVSAINSDFNQYRHVQGICDDVGRMMKQMHGLDVDPLTDIAICCGQTEAFAAAIFAVIDPGDEVVLFDPSYETYESCIRLARGIPVFVALDPPYWTLDANRFMNSFTSRTKAVILNRCTSMSHMTMQNIFLLHHFRECKSGLSSLHPYQKLLVSQVCPRWRVGWAIGPALFASAIRNIHVKVTDSAPAPFQEAALTALKSPPEYYDSLRRDYESKRDCIMNLLAGIGFEIKFKPQGSFFLFVELPEASPLSDMEFVEKLIKEAGVVAVPGCGFFHPNSSMKADCQYQKRYIRFAFCKSDATLAAAAKNLGRLQFL
- the LOC126655622 gene encoding uncharacterized protein LOC126655622 isoform X1 — protein: MAKLSAVANTFTPSPIQQLSLLAQQSNAINLAEGFPDFPAPAHLKNAAVSAINSDFNQYRHVQGICDDVGRMMKQMHGLDVDPLTDIAICCGQTEAFAAAIFAVIDPGDEVVLFDPSYETYESCIRLARGIPVFVALDPPYWTLDANRFMNSFTSRTKAVILNSPQNPTGKVFSKGELEIIAEACCRNDCIAITDEVYEHVTYDDAKHISLASLPGMQERTIITSSLSKTFSVTGWRVGWAIGPALFASAIRNIHVKVTDSAPAPFQEAALTALKSPPEYYDSLRRDYESKRDCIMNLLAGIGFEIKFKPQGSFFLFVELPEASPLSDMEFVEKLIKEAGVVAVPGCGFFHPNSSMKADCQYQKRYIRFAFCKSDATLAAAAKNLGRLQFL
- the LOC126655622 gene encoding uncharacterized protein LOC126655622 isoform X3; amino-acid sequence: MMKQMHGLDVDPLTDIAICCGQTEAFAAAIFAVIDPGDEVVLFDPSYETYESCIRLARGIPVFVALDPPYWTLDANRFMNSFTSRTKAVILNSPQNPTGKVFSKGELEIIAEACCRNDCIAITDEVYEHVTYDDAKHISLASLPGMQERTIITSSLSKTFSVTGWRVGWAIGPALFASAIRNIHVKVTDSAPAPFQEAALTALKSPPEYYDSLRRDYESKRDCIMNLLAGIGFEIKFKPQGSFFLFVELPEASPLSDMEFVEKLIKEAGVVAVPGCGFFHPNSSMKADCQYQKRYIRFAFCKSDATLAAAAKNLGRLQFL